Within the Desulfosalsimonas propionicica genome, the region GGATCGAGCCTGTAATGCGCCAGGATCACCGGGCGGGAGAAAAAATGTTTGTCGACTACCATACATGTTAACGAATCGGAGGGTGCTCTATATTTAAATGGCGAAAAAATCGATGAGACCAATAATCTTACTTCTGAGGATTTTTATTACAATGATAAAGTGATATCGATCGGAGGGTTCAATCCGGAAGACTACTATCACAATTTTCAAGGTTATTTGGATGAGATTAAGCTTTTCAACAGCGCCTTCAGCGAATCGGAAATTAAAGAATTGATTTAACAACTTGAAGATGACAGGCGTCATCCCCGATCCATAAAATCGGGGATGACACGGGGCCAATATCGCGGGTAAACACCACCAGAATGGTGTATAGAAGCCAATTAATATAATGAATCGTCATAGCCCCCGTTCAAATTCCACCATGCGGCTATGCCCAGCCAGTATTCCGGATTAGGGAGCTATGAAAAATGGCGGATTGAAGGTCCAAATTTGGGAAGACCCAGAAATACTGTCCAGGTTGGCATGCTGCATTCTTGGCACTTCAAAATAAAACAAGCATAGTCAGCCTTGATCAGAACTATCTCAATCTTCCCTCTTAACCCCGGATCGCTTGCAATAATTCAGCACTTGAGACAGATTTTGTCAGAAATGCCTCTGCCCCTGCTTCTATCATGGTCCGGGCAATCTGTTTATCTTGGTACATCGACAGAACAACCACTCGCACACTGGGTAACT harbors:
- a CDS encoding LamG-like jellyroll fold domain-containing protein — translated: MSTTIHVNESEGALYLNGEKIDETNNLTSEDFYYNDKVISIGGFNPEDYYHNFQGYLDEIKLFNSAFSESEIKELI